The proteins below are encoded in one region of Mya arenaria isolate MELC-2E11 chromosome 15, ASM2691426v1:
- the LOC128218787 gene encoding telomerase Cajal body protein 1-like isoform X1, with product MEQVINNEPVLIDAVASPTTSDIQPENNDPNSLPPNTDTGIILQNFVQENGQQIDVQSSNSGCLSLSYLCDNVNIVEEPKQNDSSGSLEVISESPDNINSVKEQQQKDTAGSLEVISVSPNIISDTPPNDDALKLNTSPNIISDTPPNDDAFKLNTAPNIISDTPLNDDALKLNTSPNIISDTPPNDDALKLNIGQNLNNKNTELSDHDIFSSANDGQCKINDSPSVIGSSKTDVVVNSFLPCNTTPTFSADLIASKISVDQKCESRGGSCQDKSSEMGPTEGRPFKRQKTEDISECSSVMETESKELALEEERIESVNTSNTQEEKVASVYQFRNEPRQITGAWKCFKNDNINNYMRGCKWAPDGTCLLVNSNDNKLRMFNLPEELYYEGGERKVIPELVPVFGIKEADTVYDFSWFPLMSSTDPAKACFAVTSKDTPIHLYDAFTGQLRCTYRAYNHVDEVVAAHCVEFSCDGNKIYAGFNKIIRVFDVTRPGREFKSRPTFAKEGQRGIISCIAPSPTDIGLYAAGSYAKSVALYNEPMGEMVCMFEGQQGGVTQVKFSPDGTKLYSGGRKDNEILCWDMRNPGQILFTLNRQVSTNQRIYFDITGDSRYVVSGSHDGNVLVWDTLSPPQHDPVLSDPVIHPTMRFQAHCDTVNGISLHPTLSLIATASGQRHFKCTFDSDDDDSDSRRSSQNTLDNSLRLWWV from the exons ATGGAGCAAGTTATAAACAACGAACCCGTTTTGATTGATGCTGTTGCAAGTCCGACAACTTCTGACATTCAACCAGAAAATAATGACCCAAATAGCTTGCCACCAAACACAGATACTGGTATCATTTTGCAAAACTTTGTGCAGGAAAATGGCCAGCAGATTGATGTCCAGAGTTCCAATTCTGGTTGTTTATCATTGTCTTATCTTTGTGACAATGTAAACATTGTCGAAGAACCAAAACAGAATGACTCATCAGGCTCTCTAGAAGTGATTTCTGAGTCTCCTGACAATATAAATAGTGTTAAAGAACAGCAACAGAAGGACACAGCAGGCTCACTCGAAGTTATTTCTGTATCTCCAAATATCATTAGTGACACTCCGCCAAATGATGATGCTCTTAAACTGAATACATCTCCAAATATCATTAGTGACACTCCACCAAATGATGATGCTTTTAAACTCAATACAGCTCCAAATATCATTAGTGACACTCCACTAAATGATGATGCTCTTAAACTCAATACATCTCCAAATATCATTAGTGACACTCCACCAAATGATGATGCTCTTAAACTCAATATCGGACAAAacttgaataataaaaacactGAATTGAGTGACCATGACATTTTCTCATCAGCTAATGATGGACAATGCAAAATTAATGATTCCCCCAGTGTGATTGGAAGCAGTAAAACAGATGTGGTTGTTAATTCATTTCTACCATGTAACACAACACCTACATTCAGTGCAGATTTAATAGCCAGTAAGATCTCAGTAGACCAAAAGTGTGAATCCAGAGGTGGTAGTTGCCAGGATAAAAGTTCAGAGATGGGACCAACTGAGGGAAGACCTTTCAAACGTCAGAAAACAGAAGATATTTCTGAGTGTTCTTCTGTGATGGAAACAGAATCCAAAGAACTTGCCCTAGAAGAAGAAAGGATAGAAAGTGTAAACACTTCAAACACGCAAGAAGAAAA GGTTGCATCTGTTTACCAATTTAGAAATGAACCCAGGCAAATCACAGGAGCAtggaaatgtttcaaaaatgacAACATCAACAACTACATGAGAGGCTGCAAGTG GGCCCCAGATGGTACTTGCCTGCTGGTCAATAGCAATGACAACAAACTCAGGATGTTTAACTTACCAGAGGAGCTGTATTATGAAGGAGGGGAGAGAAAGGTCATTCCAGAGCTG GTTCCTGTGTTTGGAATCAAGGAGGCGGACACAGTGTATGATTTCAGTTGGTTTCCACTCATGTCATCAACTGACCCTGCCAAGGCGTG TTTTGCTGTAACAAGCAAGGACACACCCATACATCTGTATGATGCCTTTACAGGCCAACTTCGCTGTACCTACAGAGCTTATAACCATGtg GATGAAGTGGTTGCTGCTCACTGTGTTGAATTCAGTTGCGATGGGAACAAGATATATGCAGGCTTTAACAAGATTATCCGGGTGTTCGATGTTACCAGGCCAGGCAGGGAATTTAAAAGTAGACCAACATTTG CCAAAGAGGGACAGCGTGGCATTATATCCTGCATTGCACCAAGTCCTACAGATATAGGTCTTTATGCAGCTGGCTCCTACGCTAAGTCTG TGGCCCTGTACAATGAGCCTATGGGAGAGATGGTGTGTATGTTTGAAGGGCAGCAAGGAGGGGTGACTCAGGTCAAGTTCTCCCCTGATGGAACGAAGCTGTACAGTGGTGGTAGAAAG GACAATGAGATTCTTTGTTGGGACATGAGAAATCCAGGCCAGATCCTTTTTACACTGAATAGGCAGGTGTCGACGAATCAGCGCATCTACTTTGATATTACTGG CGACAGCCGGTATGTGGTATCGGGCAGCCATGATGGGAATGTATTAGTGTGGGACACACTCTCCCCTCCTCAACATGACCCGGTTTTGTCAGACCCAGTTATTCACCCAACCATGAGATTCCAAGCCCATTGTGATACTGTCAATGGAATTAG CTTACATCCGACATTATCGCTCATTGCTACAGCATCAGGACAACGACATTTCAAATGTACATTTGActcagatgatgatgatagtgacaGTAGGAGAAGCTCCCAAAATACACTTGATAATAGTTTGCGTCTTTGGTGGGTGTGA
- the LOC128218787 gene encoding telomerase Cajal body protein 1-like isoform X2, whose protein sequence is MEQVINNEPVLIDAVASPTTSDIQPENNDPNSLPPNTDTGIILQNFVQENGQQIDVQSSNSGCLSLSYLCDNVNIVEEPKQNDSSGSLEVISESPDNINSVKEQQQKDTAGSLEVISVSPNIISDTPPNDDALKLNTSPNIISDTPPNDDAFKLNTAPNIISDTPLNDDALKLNTSPNIISDTPPNDDALKLNIGQNLNNKNTELSDHDIFSSANDGQCKINDSPSVIGSSKTDVVVNSFLPCNTTPTFSADLIASKISVDQKCESRGGSCQDKSSEMGPTEGRPFKRQKTEDISECSSVMETESKELALEEERIESVNTSNTQEEKVASVYQFRNEPRQITGAWKCFKNDNINNYMRGCKWAPDGTCLLVNSNDNKLRMFNLPEELYYEGGERKVIPELVPVFGIKEADTVYDFSWFPLMSSTDPAKACFAVTSKDTPIHLYDAFTGQLRCTYRAYNHVDEVVAAHCVEFSCDGNKIYAGFNKIIRVFDVTRPGREFKSRPTFAKEGQRGIISCIAPSPTDIGLYAAGSYAKSVALYNEPMGEMVCIESDCVIFLQWLCTMSLWGRWCVLNQIV, encoded by the exons ATGGAGCAAGTTATAAACAACGAACCCGTTTTGATTGATGCTGTTGCAAGTCCGACAACTTCTGACATTCAACCAGAAAATAATGACCCAAATAGCTTGCCACCAAACACAGATACTGGTATCATTTTGCAAAACTTTGTGCAGGAAAATGGCCAGCAGATTGATGTCCAGAGTTCCAATTCTGGTTGTTTATCATTGTCTTATCTTTGTGACAATGTAAACATTGTCGAAGAACCAAAACAGAATGACTCATCAGGCTCTCTAGAAGTGATTTCTGAGTCTCCTGACAATATAAATAGTGTTAAAGAACAGCAACAGAAGGACACAGCAGGCTCACTCGAAGTTATTTCTGTATCTCCAAATATCATTAGTGACACTCCGCCAAATGATGATGCTCTTAAACTGAATACATCTCCAAATATCATTAGTGACACTCCACCAAATGATGATGCTTTTAAACTCAATACAGCTCCAAATATCATTAGTGACACTCCACTAAATGATGATGCTCTTAAACTCAATACATCTCCAAATATCATTAGTGACACTCCACCAAATGATGATGCTCTTAAACTCAATATCGGACAAAacttgaataataaaaacactGAATTGAGTGACCATGACATTTTCTCATCAGCTAATGATGGACAATGCAAAATTAATGATTCCCCCAGTGTGATTGGAAGCAGTAAAACAGATGTGGTTGTTAATTCATTTCTACCATGTAACACAACACCTACATTCAGTGCAGATTTAATAGCCAGTAAGATCTCAGTAGACCAAAAGTGTGAATCCAGAGGTGGTAGTTGCCAGGATAAAAGTTCAGAGATGGGACCAACTGAGGGAAGACCTTTCAAACGTCAGAAAACAGAAGATATTTCTGAGTGTTCTTCTGTGATGGAAACAGAATCCAAAGAACTTGCCCTAGAAGAAGAAAGGATAGAAAGTGTAAACACTTCAAACACGCAAGAAGAAAA GGTTGCATCTGTTTACCAATTTAGAAATGAACCCAGGCAAATCACAGGAGCAtggaaatgtttcaaaaatgacAACATCAACAACTACATGAGAGGCTGCAAGTG GGCCCCAGATGGTACTTGCCTGCTGGTCAATAGCAATGACAACAAACTCAGGATGTTTAACTTACCAGAGGAGCTGTATTATGAAGGAGGGGAGAGAAAGGTCATTCCAGAGCTG GTTCCTGTGTTTGGAATCAAGGAGGCGGACACAGTGTATGATTTCAGTTGGTTTCCACTCATGTCATCAACTGACCCTGCCAAGGCGTG TTTTGCTGTAACAAGCAAGGACACACCCATACATCTGTATGATGCCTTTACAGGCCAACTTCGCTGTACCTACAGAGCTTATAACCATGtg GATGAAGTGGTTGCTGCTCACTGTGTTGAATTCAGTTGCGATGGGAACAAGATATATGCAGGCTTTAACAAGATTATCCGGGTGTTCGATGTTACCAGGCCAGGCAGGGAATTTAAAAGTAGACCAACATTTG CCAAAGAGGGACAGCGTGGCATTATATCCTGCATTGCACCAAGTCCTACAGATATAGGTCTTTATGCAGCTGGCTCCTACGCTAAGTCTG TGGCCCTGTACAATGAGCCTATGGGAGAGATGGTGTGTATTGAATCAGATTGTGTAATATTTTTGCAGTGGCTCTGTACAATGAGCCTATGGGGGAGATGGTGTGTATTGAATCAGATTGTGTAA